In a genomic window of Dyadobacter fermentans DSM 18053:
- the dapF gene encoding diaminopimelate epimerase translates to MNIPFYKYQGTGNDFVMVDDRNLQFPVSKELIASICHRRFGVGADGLILLQNAEGYDFRMVYFNADGGEGSMCGNGGRCVVRFANDLGLFDGNTKFIAVDGEHEATVTGEVIRLKMSNVNGVEQYEEYDFMNTGSPHYVTYVDDIHEADVVNIGSEIRYGSVYGPKGGTNVNFVEVIEDNHLSVRTYERGVEDETFSCGTGVTACALSAHLRKGWPSPVTVETIGGTLAVEYQETGEGQFKDIYLIGPAVRVFEGSLNV, encoded by the coding sequence ATGAACATCCCGTTCTACAAATACCAGGGAACCGGAAATGACTTTGTGATGGTCGACGACCGCAATCTGCAATTCCCGGTTTCCAAAGAGCTCATCGCCTCTATTTGCCACCGCCGGTTCGGGGTGGGCGCTGATGGCCTCATTCTCCTTCAAAATGCCGAAGGATACGATTTCCGTATGGTGTATTTCAATGCCGACGGCGGCGAGGGCAGCATGTGCGGCAATGGCGGCCGCTGCGTGGTGCGTTTCGCGAACGACCTCGGGCTTTTTGATGGTAACACGAAGTTCATAGCCGTCGACGGCGAGCACGAAGCCACTGTAACCGGCGAGGTGATCCGCCTCAAGATGTCGAATGTGAATGGCGTGGAGCAATATGAAGAATACGATTTCATGAACACCGGCTCGCCGCATTATGTGACGTACGTGGACGATATCCACGAAGCGGATGTGGTAAACATCGGCAGCGAGATCCGCTACGGCTCGGTATACGGCCCGAAAGGCGGCACGAACGTCAATTTCGTGGAGGTGATCGAAGACAACCACCTGAGCGTGCGCACCTATGAGCGCGGCGTGGAGGACGAAACGTTCTCGTGCGGCACGGGCGTAACCGCCTGCGCACTATCCGCCCACCTGCGCAAAGGCTGGCCCAGCCCGGTAACGGTGGAAACGATCGGAGGCACATTGGCCGTCGAATACCAGGAAACGGGCGAAGGGCAGTTCAAAGACATTTACCTGATCGGCCCCGCGGTGCGTGTGTTCGAAGGAAGTTTGAATGTGTAA
- a CDS encoding rhodanese-like domain-containing protein, translating to MEKKTYADINFRQALALINEPGAVLVDVRENWEFEEFNEGGINIPLAEIREKRPLVAPYHTIVVICTNGVRSKVAAMDYCRVPEWAAKQIYHVKGGIIESE from the coding sequence ATGGAAAAGAAAACCTACGCCGATATCAACTTTCGGCAGGCGCTTGCATTGATCAATGAGCCCGGCGCCGTGCTGGTAGATGTGCGTGAGAATTGGGAGTTTGAAGAATTCAATGAGGGAGGAATCAACATCCCGCTGGCTGAGATCCGGGAAAAACGGCCGCTGGTTGCACCCTATCACACGATCGTGGTAATTTGCACGAATGGCGTACGCAGTAAAGTGGCTGCCATGGATTACTGCCGCGTTCCCGAATGGGCCGCCAAGCAGATTTACCATGTGAAAGGCGGCATTATCGAATCCGAATAA
- a CDS encoding DEAD/DEAH box helicase — translation MTFQDLKLIEPIKKALQEEGYTTPTPIQSKAIPVILETKDLLGCAQTGTGKTAAFAIPMLQLLHENPVGKFERSRIRALILTPTRELAIQIGESFAAYGRYTRVRHTVIFGGVGQKPQTDALAKGVDVLIATPGRLLDLINQGFIKLNQLEFFVLDEADRMLDMGFVHDVKKVIKLLPGKRQSLFFSATMPPAIVTLAGTILRNPVKVEVTPVSSTADTIRQSVFFVDKSNKNSLLLHILQDESIATALVFTRTKHGADKVVKVLRKAGVTSEAIHGNKSQTARQNALKNFKNQTTRVLVATDIAARGIDVDDLTHVINYEIPNIPETYVHRIGRTGRAGAKGIALSFCDKEEKPYLKDIHKLIAKNIPVVNDHPFAAVRQPA, via the coding sequence ATGACATTTCAGGATTTAAAACTCATAGAGCCCATTAAAAAGGCTCTCCAAGAAGAAGGATACACCACTCCCACCCCCATTCAGTCCAAGGCCATTCCCGTAATTTTAGAGACTAAGGATTTGCTGGGCTGCGCACAAACGGGCACCGGAAAAACGGCCGCATTCGCCATTCCGATGCTGCAATTGCTGCACGAAAACCCGGTAGGGAAATTTGAAAGAAGCCGTATCCGCGCGTTGATCCTCACGCCTACCCGCGAGCTCGCGATCCAGATCGGCGAGAGTTTTGCCGCTTACGGACGTTACACCCGCGTACGGCATACCGTAATTTTCGGTGGTGTAGGCCAAAAACCGCAAACCGACGCATTGGCAAAGGGCGTCGACGTGCTCATCGCTACGCCAGGCCGCCTGCTCGATTTGATCAACCAGGGCTTTATCAAGCTCAACCAGCTGGAATTTTTCGTACTCGACGAGGCCGACCGCATGCTCGACATGGGTTTTGTGCATGACGTGAAGAAGGTGATCAAGCTGTTGCCTGGCAAGCGCCAGTCGCTGTTTTTCTCGGCTACCATGCCGCCGGCGATCGTAACACTGGCCGGTACCATTCTGAGAAACCCGGTGAAAGTGGAAGTTACCCCGGTGTCTTCTACGGCGGATACCATTCGCCAGTCGGTGTTTTTTGTGGATAAATCAAACAAAAACTCACTGCTGCTGCACATTCTGCAAGACGAATCCATTGCGACAGCACTGGTATTCACCCGCACGAAACATGGCGCCGATAAAGTGGTAAAAGTGCTGCGCAAGGCCGGTGTGACGTCCGAGGCCATTCACGGCAACAAGTCGCAAACGGCTCGCCAGAATGCATTGAAAAACTTTAAGAACCAAACCACGCGCGTACTCGTGGCAACGGACATCGCCGCCCGCGGCATCGACGTCGACGACCTGACGCACGTGATCAACTACGAAATCCCGAACATCCCGGAAACCTACGTGCACCGCATCGGCCGCACAGGCCGCGCCGGCGCGAAAGGCATTGCATTGTCGTTCTGCGATAAGGAAGAAAAGCCGTATCTGAAAGACATTCACAAGCTCATTGCCAAAAACATTCCCGTGGTGAACGATCACCCATTTGCTGCGGTAAGACAGCCGGCTTAA
- a CDS encoding M14 family metallopeptidase, whose amino-acid sequence MRYKLTYLLLAIAFHATGQYQTRFEKSGGKQTPTYDEGIAFYRQLAKNFPQVQMREKGLTDSGRPLHLVLYSKNKVFDIAKLKSQGKAILFINNAIHPGESDGVDASMMLLRDILVNPAKFPELDNVVVAIIPFYNIGGALNRNSTTRTNQNGPEEYGFRGNARNYDLNRDFIKSDTRNARSFAAIFHELDPDLFADTHVSNGADYQYVITLDYAQKDKLGGPLGEFNHTVFLPYMYKHLKEAGFEATPYVNAWEQTPDKGFVQFPDWPRYSTGYAALFHTIGVMTETHMLKPYDQRVKSTYAYLLGNIRFLASHRKTLLKLRAETKEAVKKQEKFAISWQVDKSKQSMISFKGFEPDSIPSGVSGLPRLHYDRSKPFTKSIPFYDTYIPLVEVQRPQAYIIPQGWHNIADLMRLNGVQMKAFEKDTALLVETYYVEDLETPRQPFEGHYWHTAVTLRTEKQKLTFRKGDWYVPVNQWTNRYIVETLEPRAVDSFFKWNFFDTILQAKEHYSGYVFEDLAAELLQKSPELKARLDEKRKSDPSFAQNGRAQLDFIYQNSPHAEKEYMRYPIFRVMR is encoded by the coding sequence ATGCGCTACAAACTGACCTACCTCCTGCTGGCCATCGCATTCCACGCCACGGGCCAGTACCAGACCCGCTTTGAAAAAAGCGGCGGCAAACAAACGCCCACCTATGACGAAGGGATCGCATTTTACCGCCAACTGGCCAAAAATTTCCCGCAGGTGCAAATGCGCGAAAAAGGCCTTACCGACAGCGGGCGACCATTACACCTCGTGTTGTATTCCAAAAACAAGGTCTTTGATATTGCCAAACTGAAATCGCAGGGTAAAGCGATATTGTTCATCAACAATGCGATCCACCCCGGCGAATCGGATGGCGTGGACGCTTCAATGATGCTGCTGCGTGATATACTGGTTAACCCCGCGAAGTTCCCGGAACTGGACAACGTGGTGGTAGCGATAATCCCATTTTACAACATAGGCGGCGCATTGAACCGTAACAGCACTACCCGCACCAATCAGAATGGACCCGAAGAATACGGTTTCAGAGGAAATGCGCGTAACTATGATCTGAACAGGGATTTCATCAAGTCCGATACCCGCAATGCACGGAGCTTCGCCGCGATTTTCCACGAGCTCGATCCCGACCTGTTCGCGGACACGCATGTGAGCAATGGCGCCGATTATCAATACGTGATCACACTCGACTATGCGCAGAAAGACAAGCTAGGCGGGCCGCTCGGCGAATTCAATCACACGGTTTTCCTGCCTTATATGTACAAGCATTTGAAGGAGGCGGGCTTTGAAGCAACGCCTTATGTGAATGCCTGGGAACAAACGCCGGACAAAGGTTTTGTCCAATTCCCCGACTGGCCACGCTATTCTACCGGCTACGCGGCTTTGTTTCATACTATCGGCGTGATGACCGAAACGCACATGCTGAAACCTTACGATCAGCGCGTTAAGTCCACGTATGCTTACTTGCTAGGCAATATCCGGTTCCTGGCCTCGCACCGGAAAACGCTGTTGAAATTGCGTGCAGAAACGAAGGAAGCCGTCAAAAAGCAGGAAAAATTCGCGATCAGTTGGCAGGTTGATAAATCGAAACAATCGATGATTTCTTTCAAAGGCTTTGAGCCCGACTCTATTCCCAGCGGCGTGAGCGGATTGCCGCGGCTGCATTACGACCGGTCGAAACCATTTACCAAAAGCATTCCGTTTTACGACACCTACATCCCGCTCGTAGAAGTGCAGCGCCCGCAGGCCTACATCATTCCGCAAGGCTGGCATAACATCGCCGACCTCATGCGGCTGAACGGCGTGCAAATGAAGGCTTTTGAAAAAGACACCGCATTGCTGGTTGAAACATATTATGTTGAAGACCTGGAAACGCCCCGGCAGCCATTCGAAGGGCATTACTGGCACACGGCCGTGACATTAAGGACCGAAAAGCAGAAGCTGACGTTCAGAAAAGGTGACTGGTATGTGCCCGTAAACCAATGGACGAACCGCTACATCGTCGAAACGCTGGAACCGCGGGCCGTGGATTCGTTTTTCAAATGGAATTTCTTCGACACCATTTTGCAAGCCAAGGAGCATTATTCCGGCTATGTTTTTGAGGACCTGGCGGCGGAACTGCTCCAAAAATCTCCCGAACTGAAAGCGAGATTGGACGAAAAGCGGAAATCCGACCCGTCGTTTGCCCAAAACGGCCGTGCGCAGCTGGATTTTATTTATCAAAACTCGCCACACGCGGAAAAGGAATACATGCGGTACCCCATTTTCCGCGTTATGCGATGA
- a CDS encoding lipase family protein, whose product MQTILTSSKPCLLRHLYAVAAFTFGMLAAQIASAQTTKLKPGFDKAEYQELIYMHSLLYDTTMTRRGTFRVPRPTQFDSVYASPVMGLDNRWGLWQNKSSVAAINLRGTTTNAVGWLENFYAAMVPASGELRISNDYTFKYHLAENPKAAVHIGWLVGTAYLARDIVPKIDSLYKNGVRDFLIMGHSQGGALCYLMTAHLYSLQKQGTLPADIRFKTYASAAPKVGNTYFAYEYEHRVDGGWGYNVVNSADWVPEVPFTVQTLSDFNQTNPFKNIEGVIKKQKLMARIGLRHAYKGLRKPSEKAQSNYEKYLGRYAGKIVSKNLPEYQSPAFYKSSNYVRTGPTVVLLADEAYYQEFKDSNEQVFVHHGLQPYLHLLEQYQH is encoded by the coding sequence ATGCAAACGATCCTGACGAGTTCAAAACCGTGCCTGCTCAGGCATTTATACGCGGTAGCAGCATTCACATTCGGCATGCTCGCCGCCCAAATTGCAAGCGCACAGACGACAAAACTCAAACCCGGTTTCGACAAAGCCGAATACCAGGAGCTCATTTACATGCACTCCCTGCTGTACGACACCACCATGACCCGCCGCGGAACGTTCCGGGTGCCGCGCCCCACACAATTTGATTCGGTTTACGCGTCGCCCGTGATGGGCCTCGACAACCGCTGGGGGCTTTGGCAAAATAAATCTTCGGTAGCGGCGATCAACCTCCGCGGCACCACGACCAATGCCGTCGGATGGCTGGAAAATTTCTATGCCGCCATGGTGCCGGCCAGCGGCGAGCTGCGGATCAGCAACGATTATACATTTAAATACCACCTGGCCGAGAATCCCAAGGCGGCCGTACACATCGGCTGGCTCGTCGGCACGGCTTACCTCGCCCGGGATATTGTGCCTAAAATCGACTCTTTGTATAAAAATGGCGTCAGAGACTTCCTCATCATGGGCCACAGCCAGGGCGGCGCGCTCTGCTACCTTATGACTGCGCATTTGTATTCGCTTCAAAAGCAGGGCACATTGCCTGCGGACATCCGCTTCAAAACTTACGCCAGCGCGGCGCCGAAAGTAGGCAACACCTATTTCGCCTATGAATATGAGCACCGCGTGGACGGAGGTTGGGGATACAATGTGGTCAATTCGGCCGATTGGGTGCCGGAGGTGCCGTTTACCGTACAGACATTGAGTGATTTTAATCAAACCAATCCCTTCAAAAACATCGAAGGTGTGATCAAAAAGCAAAAACTGATGGCGCGGATCGGTCTGCGGCACGCTTACAAGGGTTTGCGGAAACCGAGCGAAAAGGCGCAAAGCAATTATGAAAAATACCTCGGCCGGTATGCGGGGAAAATCGTTTCCAAAAACCTGCCCGAATACCAGTCGCCCGCATTCTACAAAAGCAGCAACTATGTCCGCACCGGCCCGACGGTCGTGCTGCTGGCGGACGAGGCCTATTACCAGGAGTTCAAGGATTCGAATGAGCAGGTATTTGTCCACCACGGCCTGCAACCCTACCTTCACCTGCTCGAACAATACCAGCACTGA
- a CDS encoding cation:proton antiporter, which produces MELYYSFSALIVLSAIFSYLNSRFLKLPPSIGVMVIALMVSLGLIATDSIFPRTFIRISTLIASVDLTEILMGAMLNFLLFAGAIHLHLEDLREQRLPVIIFSTVSVVISTFVIGFLMFYILPLFGIAIPLIQCLVFGALISPTDPIAVLGILKQAGVPKSLETKIAGESLFNDGMAVVVFILMLALARGEEVNTSFTGIVGLFVKEALGGILLGLVLGFLGSKMMYRVDGYNVHVLITLAIVMGGHLAAQALHMSGPLAMVAAGLVVGNYGKNPGAVSETERDYIDKFWELIDEILNAILFMIIGFELLLIPDLKQYGWAGLAAIVVVLSARFISIYIPVRLIPFKTRFGKKSITILVWGGLRGGVSIALALSIDSELNKDVLLAITYFVVLFSIIVQGLTVGKLTNRLPDEEEAPA; this is translated from the coding sequence ATGGAGCTGTATTACTCATTTTCTGCCCTGATCGTTCTCTCTGCGATATTTTCCTACCTCAATTCCCGGTTTCTGAAACTGCCTCCTTCCATCGGTGTGATGGTGATCGCGCTCATGGTTTCGCTCGGGCTTATAGCGACGGATAGCATATTTCCGCGGACATTTATCCGCATTTCTACACTCATCGCGAGTGTGGACCTTACCGAAATCCTCATGGGCGCCATGCTCAACTTCCTGCTTTTTGCGGGCGCGATCCATTTGCACCTGGAAGACCTGCGGGAACAACGGCTGCCGGTGATCATTTTCTCGACGGTGAGCGTGGTCATTTCCACGTTTGTCATCGGTTTCCTGATGTTCTACATTTTGCCATTATTCGGCATCGCCATCCCGCTGATCCAGTGTCTCGTTTTCGGCGCATTGATCTCACCAACCGACCCTATTGCGGTGCTTGGTATTCTCAAACAGGCCGGCGTTCCCAAATCGCTGGAAACCAAAATTGCAGGCGAATCGCTTTTTAATGACGGTATGGCGGTTGTGGTTTTCATTTTGATGCTTGCGCTGGCGCGGGGAGAAGAGGTTAATACTTCGTTCACGGGCATTGTGGGGCTGTTTGTAAAAGAGGCATTAGGCGGGATTTTGCTCGGCTTGGTGCTGGGTTTTTTAGGTTCCAAAATGATGTACCGGGTGGATGGCTACAATGTGCACGTGCTGATTACGCTTGCGATCGTGATGGGCGGCCATTTGGCGGCGCAGGCATTGCACATGTCGGGCCCGCTGGCGATGGTAGCGGCCGGTTTGGTGGTGGGGAATTATGGTAAAAACCCGGGAGCGGTTTCCGAAACCGAGCGGGATTATATTGATAAATTCTGGGAGCTGATCGACGAAATCCTGAATGCGATCCTTTTCATGATCATCGGATTTGAGCTGCTGCTCATCCCGGATCTGAAGCAATACGGCTGGGCGGGCTTAGCGGCAATTGTCGTGGTACTTTCAGCACGGTTCATATCCATTTACATTCCAGTGCGACTGATTCCCTTCAAAACGCGCTTCGGTAAGAAGTCGATTACGATATTGGTGTGGGGAGGTTTGCGCGGTGGCGTGTCCATTGCATTGGCGCTGTCAATCGACTCGGAGCTGAACAAGGACGTGCTGCTGGCGATTACCTATTTTGTAGTATTGTTCTCGATCATCGTGCAAGGTCTCACCGTAGGCAAGCTCACCAACCGCCTTCCCGACGAAGAAGAGGCCCCGGCCTAG
- a CDS encoding DUF3352 domain-containing protein, whose amino-acid sequence MSKKKLIAILLIVILASAGYFLFKWSRGSSAAWQFIPSNAVVVITSGHLQDSAYTATEASLDLKRLPLLDIASDNLTLLNLLTKDPKKLKTFLKGKDLSYSYHPRTSTEWGVIMYIPVTEEETKWLASPQHANIRLLHHNFQDHRITDAIDANSRPLFSYLVKDHFLIVSYYGDLIEDAVRASSLNISSFRLRSRFSNINDSDYGTSIYLRTDAWKSVMSMENVATLAEFGRAFPVYQDFHIEKTENKGNLTIKSDGADAPDYYLADLLKDNPGTPFIGHKHISQQTSFLYRTAASDKAAFKAAFSKWHKKYKSPAWDKLNYYIAGESNLLIDNIGSEFVLCQLEENNSITDGKILLAEFSNYDKLRPVLQKLARLANQESNVSADQYQGYDIYSVPIAELPSGLYGPMFTGFPRSYITYVAPYLVISNNSQVLQNYIVDYENQITWQQSPEYDSVLTNVNNEAQLSMIVNLRKAQSGEETQVSKKYSDLTAKMESITLQCHFEGSEAYPELTFRPKKRQTASKVLNRTFLNIDIEWPDIYDSELAALQNPIDGSSEILLTDKEHKLLRTNNLREGKTEEIAKLNGPIATAAYKVDFLNIGRQQRIFATDRTVYALDEDDSTNVSTFQAHLPGQDAISALYLIDGGEDGSNRFILKSSAEELFVWESVTRPLRKLNHSVRFDKIVGPVVALNQIGNRGFIVTQQNGKIYLLKENGTVRPGFPVDILTRAESPFTWAQDPQTGQPELVGASVSGELIRISLDGKVTSRKQLLRPEPGSRFRILFDRNSLDWILVRSVNSKTAIITKEGRELFEIKDILPNAVIRYHFFGVDNRFITIKSGSYSTVFDVNGRRLGDKAIPSEMPVQLTYQPGYYKLLIFSRSEKKIQVWSIKLR is encoded by the coding sequence GTGTCGAAAAAAAAACTGATTGCTATCCTGCTGATCGTCATTCTCGCATCGGCAGGATATTTCCTGTTCAAATGGTCGAGGGGCTCGTCGGCAGCCTGGCAATTCATCCCGTCCAATGCCGTTGTGGTAATCACCAGCGGGCATTTGCAAGATTCGGCCTACACGGCCACCGAAGCCTCCCTGGACCTCAAACGCCTTCCGCTTCTCGACATCGCCAGCGATAACCTGACGCTGCTGAACCTGCTCACGAAGGACCCTAAGAAGCTCAAAACATTCCTCAAAGGCAAAGACCTCTCCTACTCCTACCACCCGCGCACCAGCACGGAATGGGGGGTGATCATGTACATTCCCGTCACCGAGGAAGAAACCAAATGGCTCGCCAGCCCCCAGCACGCCAATATCCGCCTGCTGCACCACAATTTCCAGGACCACCGCATTACCGACGCCATCGACGCCAATTCGCGGCCGTTGTTTTCCTATCTCGTCAAAGACCATTTCCTGATCGTAAGCTACTACGGCGACCTGATTGAAGATGCCGTGCGTGCCTCTTCGCTCAATATCAGCTCGTTCAGGCTGCGTTCGCGCTTTTCGAACATCAACGACTCCGACTACGGCACGAGCATTTACCTGCGCACCGACGCCTGGAAGTCCGTCATGTCGATGGAAAATGTGGCTACGCTAGCCGAGTTTGGCAGGGCATTCCCGGTTTACCAGGATTTTCACATTGAAAAAACGGAAAACAAAGGAAACCTGACCATCAAATCGGATGGCGCGGATGCGCCGGATTATTACCTGGCCGACCTTCTGAAAGACAACCCGGGCACGCCGTTCATCGGCCACAAGCATATTTCGCAGCAAACGTCATTTCTGTACCGCACAGCGGCCTCCGATAAAGCTGCATTCAAAGCCGCATTTTCGAAATGGCACAAAAAATACAAATCCCCGGCCTGGGACAAGCTGAACTATTACATTGCCGGAGAAAGCAATCTGCTGATCGACAACATCGGTTCGGAGTTTGTGCTATGCCAATTGGAAGAGAACAACAGCATTACCGACGGCAAAATCCTGCTGGCTGAGTTCTCCAACTATGACAAACTACGCCCGGTACTGCAAAAACTCGCGCGCCTTGCCAATCAGGAAAGTAACGTATCGGCGGATCAGTACCAGGGTTACGACATTTACTCCGTACCCATTGCCGAGCTGCCGTCGGGCTTGTACGGGCCGATGTTTACAGGATTTCCGCGCAGCTACATTACTTACGTGGCGCCCTACCTGGTGATCAGCAACAATTCGCAGGTTTTGCAGAACTACATTGTCGACTACGAAAACCAGATCACCTGGCAGCAATCGCCTGAATACGACAGCGTGCTCACCAACGTGAACAATGAGGCGCAGCTCTCGATGATCGTAAACCTTCGCAAGGCACAGTCGGGCGAAGAAACGCAGGTGAGCAAAAAATACAGCGACCTGACCGCCAAAATGGAGTCCATCACATTACAATGCCATTTCGAAGGCAGCGAGGCCTATCCCGAACTCACATTCCGCCCGAAAAAGCGGCAAACGGCAAGCAAGGTACTCAACCGGACGTTTCTGAATATCGACATTGAGTGGCCGGATATTTACGATTCCGAACTGGCCGCATTGCAAAACCCGATCGACGGAAGTTCGGAAATATTGCTCACCGACAAGGAACACAAGCTGCTTCGCACCAACAACCTGCGCGAAGGCAAAACCGAAGAAATAGCGAAACTGAACGGCCCGATCGCCACGGCTGCTTACAAGGTGGATTTCCTTAATATCGGCCGCCAGCAGCGCATTTTTGCGACCGATCGCACCGTGTACGCGCTCGACGAAGACGACTCGACGAACGTCTCCACTTTCCAGGCGCATTTGCCCGGACAGGACGCGATTTCGGCATTATACCTGATCGACGGCGGCGAGGACGGCAGTAACCGTTTCATTTTGAAAAGCTCGGCGGAAGAATTGTTTGTGTGGGAAAGCGTGACGCGCCCCCTCAGAAAGCTGAACCATTCGGTCCGTTTCGACAAAATCGTGGGCCCGGTGGTGGCGCTTAACCAGATCGGCAACCGCGGCTTCATTGTGACGCAGCAGAATGGGAAGATTTACCTGCTCAAAGAGAATGGGACGGTAAGGCCCGGCTTCCCGGTGGATATCCTTACACGTGCGGAAAGCCCGTTCACTTGGGCGCAGGACCCGCAAACCGGCCAGCCCGAACTTGTGGGAGCGAGCGTTTCGGGCGAGCTGATCCGCATTAGCCTCGACGGAAAAGTTACTTCGCGGAAACAATTGCTCCGCCCCGAGCCCGGGTCGCGCTTCCGCATTTTGTTCGATCGCAATTCGCTGGATTGGATACTTGTGCGGTCGGTTAACTCAAAAACCGCTATTATTACCAAAGAAGGCCGCGAGTTGTTCGAAATCAAGGATATTTTGCCCAATGCGGTGATCCGATACCATTTCTTCGGGGTGGACAACCGGTTTATCACGATCAAATCGGGCAGTTATTCGACGGTTTTTGATGTCAACGGCAGACGGCTCGGCGACAAGGCTATCCCTTCGGAAATGCCCGTGCAGCTGACATACCAGCCCGGTTATTACAAATTATTGATATTCAGCCGATCGGAAAAGAAAATACAGGTCTGGTCGATCAAGTTGAGATAG
- a CDS encoding glycosyltransferase family 2 protein — MSYLLSIVMPAYNEQDCIEKVVYNWTSFLKTKFPNDNTTLIVINDGSKDNTKALLDELDKKIDNLTVVHQKNGGHGNAVVNGYRKALELGSEYVFQTDSDDQFVSEDFDKLWDKRSQSQFILGYRQVRHDAGVRLFITKFLRGTISTVYGTFIMDSNIPFRLIKGTFLQKLMNQLPNPEPFAPNIFLAVMAKKSGQELFDIPITHKDRETGTVSIVKWNLWKVCIRSFKELLRFRLELNGKVKAIRA, encoded by the coding sequence ATGTCATATCTTCTGAGTATAGTAATGCCCGCATACAATGAGCAGGATTGTATCGAAAAAGTAGTTTATAATTGGACCTCCTTCCTCAAAACCAAATTCCCCAACGATAACACTACCCTGATCGTCATCAACGACGGATCGAAAGACAATACGAAAGCGTTACTGGATGAGCTGGACAAGAAGATCGACAATTTGACGGTCGTTCACCAGAAAAACGGCGGACATGGCAATGCGGTCGTTAACGGCTACCGCAAGGCGCTGGAACTCGGCTCGGAATATGTGTTCCAGACCGACAGCGACGACCAGTTCGTTTCCGAAGACTTTGACAAACTCTGGGACAAGCGTTCCCAATCGCAATTCATACTCGGCTACCGCCAGGTGCGGCACGATGCCGGCGTGCGCCTCTTTATCACGAAATTTCTCCGCGGCACGATCTCGACTGTGTATGGCACATTCATCATGGACAGCAACATTCCGTTCCGTCTGATCAAAGGGACATTCCTGCAAAAACTGATGAACCAGCTGCCCAACCCGGAGCCGTTCGCACCGAACATCTTCCTGGCTGTGATGGCGAAAAAATCGGGACAGGAGCTGTTCGACATCCCTATCACCCACAAAGACCGGGAAACCGGCACCGTTTCGATTGTGAAATGGAACCTGTGGAAAGTTTGTATCCGAAGCTTTAAAGAACTCTTGCGGTTTCGCCTCGAACTGAATGGTAAAGTGAAAGCGATCCGCGCTTAA